One stretch of Streptococcus australis DNA includes these proteins:
- a CDS encoding DUF1846 domain-containing protein, whose amino-acid sequence MKKQAFSSEQYLNLQRDHILERINQFDGKLYLEFGGKMLEDFHAARVLPGYEPDNKIKLLQELKEQVEVVIAINASNIEHSKARGDLGISYDQEVLRLIDKFNELGIFVGSVVITQYAGQPAADAFRNQLEKNGIDSYLHYPIKGYPTDMDHIISPEGMGKNDYIKTSRNLIVVTAPGPGSGKLATCMSNMYHDQINGIKSGYAKFETFPVWNLPLHHPVNLAYEAATADLDDVNMIDPFHLQTYGETTVNYNRDIEIFPVLKRMLERILGESPYASPTDMGVNMVGFAITDNEAAIEASKQEIIRRYYQTVLDFKAEKVGESAVKKIELLMNDLGITPADRKVAVAARQKAEETGGPALALELPSGDIVTGKNSELFGPTAAALINAIKKSANIAKEVKLIEPEVVKPIQGLKINHLGSRNPRLHSNEILIALAITAMENPDAARAMKELGNLKGSEAHSTIILTDEDKNVLRKLGINVTFDPYYQYDRLYRK is encoded by the coding sequence ATGAAAAAACAAGCTTTTAGTTCTGAACAATATTTAAATCTACAGCGCGACCACATTTTGGAGCGCATTAACCAATTTGACGGCAAGCTTTACCTAGAGTTTGGTGGCAAAATGTTAGAAGATTTCCACGCTGCTCGTGTATTGCCTGGCTATGAACCTGACAACAAAATCAAGCTCTTGCAGGAGTTGAAGGAGCAAGTTGAGGTTGTGATTGCTATTAACGCTAGTAATATCGAGCATTCCAAAGCACGTGGCGACCTAGGCATTTCTTATGACCAAGAAGTTCTTCGTTTGATTGATAAATTTAATGAACTGGGAATCTTTGTCGGCTCTGTTGTCATTACACAATACGCAGGTCAACCCGCTGCAGATGCCTTCCGTAACCAGCTCGAGAAAAACGGAATTGATTCTTATCTTCATTATCCAATCAAAGGATATCCAACGGATATGGATCACATTATTTCACCTGAGGGAATGGGGAAAAACGACTACATCAAAACCAGTCGCAACTTAATTGTCGTAACCGCTCCTGGACCTGGTTCTGGAAAATTGGCAACTTGTATGTCCAATATGTACCACGACCAAATCAACGGTATCAAATCTGGTTACGCTAAGTTTGAAACCTTCCCAGTCTGGAACCTTCCCCTTCATCATCCAGTTAACTTGGCCTACGAGGCTGCTACAGCAGACCTAGATGATGTCAACATGATTGACCCCTTCCATCTCCAAACCTACGGAGAAACCACAGTCAACTACAACCGTGATATCGAAATTTTCCCAGTGCTCAAGCGCATGTTAGAGCGCATTCTCGGTGAGTCTCCATACGCTTCGCCGACAGATATGGGTGTCAACATGGTTGGTTTTGCTATTACTGATAATGAGGCTGCTATCGAAGCTTCTAAACAAGAAATCATCCGCCGTTACTATCAAACCGTTCTTGATTTCAAAGCCGAAAAAGTTGGGGAATCTGCTGTCAAGAAAATCGAGTTGCTCATGAACGACCTCGGCATCACACCTGCAGACCGTAAAGTTGCTGTCGCCGCTCGTCAAAAAGCAGAAGAAACTGGCGGTCCTGCCCTAGCTCTCGAATTGCCATCAGGCGACATTGTCACTGGTAAAAACTCCGAACTCTTTGGTCCTACAGCGGCTGCCTTGATCAACGCCATCAAGAAATCTGCTAACATCGCTAAAGAAGTGAAATTGATTGAACCTGAAGTCGTCAAACCAATCCAAGGCCTTAAAATCAATCATCTCGGTAGCCGTAATCCGCGCCTGCATTCAAATGAAATTCTCATTGCCCTTGCCATTACAGCCATGGAAAATCCTGATGCTGCGCGCGCAATGAAAGAACTTGGTAACCTCAAAGGAAGCGAAGCCCACTCAACCATCATCTTGACCGATGAAGACAAGAACGTCCTTCGTAAACTCGGTATCAACGTGACCTTTGACCCTTACTACCAATACGATCGCTTGTATCGCAAGTAA
- a CDS encoding glycoside hydrolase family 13 protein, with product MQEKWWHNAVVYQVYPKSFMDSNGDGIGDLPGITSKLDYLAKLGITAIWLSPVYDSPMDDNGYDIADYQAIAAIFGTMEDMDELIAEAKKHDIRIIMDLVVNHTSDEHAWFVEACENPDSPERDYYIWRNEPNNLDSIFSGSAWEYDEKSGQYYLHFFSKKQPDLNWENEKLRQKIYEMMNFWIDKGIGGFRMDVIDMIGKIPDEKVVNNGPMLHPYLKEMNQATFGDKDLLTVGETWGATPEIAKLYSDPKGQELSMVFQFEHICLQYQEGQPKWHYQKELNISKLKEIFNKWQTELGVEDGWNSLFWNNHDLPRIVSIWGNDQEYREKSAKAFAILLHLMRGTPYIYQGEEIGMTNYPFETLDQVEDIESLNYAREALEKGVSLEEIMDSIRVIGRDNARTPMQWDESKNAGFSTGKPWLAVNPNYEKINVQEALANPDSIFYTYQKLVQIRKENSWLIRADFELLDTADKVFAYIRKDGDRRFLVVANLSNEKQNFSIEGKVKSVLIENTAAKEALEKQVLAPWDAFCVEMTD from the coding sequence ATGCAAGAAAAATGGTGGCACAATGCCGTAGTCTATCAAGTCTATCCTAAGAGCTTTATGGATAGTAATGGAGATGGAATTGGCGATTTGCCAGGAATTACGAGTAAGTTAGACTATCTAGCCAAGCTAGGGATTACAGCGATTTGGCTTTCACCCGTTTATGACAGCCCTATGGATGATAATGGCTATGATATTGCTGATTATCAAGCGATTGCGGCTATTTTTGGAACTATGGAGGATATGGATGAACTGATCGCAGAAGCTAAGAAGCATGATATCCGTATCATCATGGACTTGGTGGTCAATCATACCTCGGATGAGCATGCTTGGTTTGTCGAGGCCTGTGAAAACCCTGACAGCCCCGAGCGAGACTACTATATCTGGCGGAATGAGCCTAACAATCTAGACTCTATCTTTAGTGGGTCTGCTTGGGAATACGATGAAAAGTCAGGTCAATACTATCTTCACTTTTTCAGTAAGAAACAGCCCGATCTCAACTGGGAAAATGAAAAACTCCGCCAGAAAATTTATGAGATGATGAACTTCTGGATTGATAAAGGGATTGGCGGTTTCCGTATGGATGTCATTGATATGATTGGTAAGATTCCTGATGAGAAAGTAGTCAATAACGGGCCTATGCTTCATCCCTATCTCAAGGAGATGAACCAAGCGACCTTTGGGGATAAAGATCTCTTGACAGTAGGAGAGACTTGGGGGGCGACGCCAGAAATTGCCAAGCTTTACTCTGATCCAAAGGGCCAAGAATTGTCTATGGTCTTCCAGTTTGAGCACATCTGTCTTCAGTATCAGGAAGGGCAACCTAAATGGCACTATCAAAAAGAACTGAATATCAGTAAGTTGAAAGAAATTTTCAACAAATGGCAGACAGAGTTAGGAGTTGAAGACGGATGGAATTCCCTCTTCTGGAACAATCATGACCTCCCTCGTATTGTCTCTATCTGGGGAAATGACCAAGAATACCGTGAAAAATCTGCTAAAGCCTTTGCAATCCTGCTTCATCTCATGAGAGGGACACCTTATATCTACCAGGGTGAGGAGATTGGGATGACAAACTATCCGTTTGAAACACTGGATCAAGTAGAAGATATTGAATCCCTCAACTATGCGCGTGAGGCTCTTGAAAAAGGCGTTTCGCTAGAGGAGATTATGGACAGCATCCGTGTCATTGGTCGGGACAATGCCCGCACTCCGATGCAATGGGATGAAAGCAAAAATGCTGGCTTCTCAACAGGTAAACCTTGGTTGGCAGTTAATCCAAACTACGAAAAAATCAACGTTCAAGAAGCTCTGGCAAATCCAGATTCTATTTTCTATACTTATCAAAAACTCGTTCAAATCCGTAAGGAGAATAGTTGGCTGATTCGAGCTGATTTTGAATTGCTTGATACGGCTGATAAGGTCTTTGCCTATATCCGTAAGGACGGCGATCGCCGCTTCCTAGTTGTGGCTAATTTGTCCAATGAAAAACAAAACTTTTCAATAGAAGGAAAAGTTAAATCTGTCTTGATTGAAAACACCGCGGCTAAAGAAGCACTTGAGAAACAGGTCTTGGCTCCATGGGATGCCTTCTGTGTGGAAATGACTGACTAA
- a CDS encoding peptide ABC transporter substrate-binding protein → MRSKKWLLGAGAVLSAALLLTACGQSEKKADAPKTFSYVYAMDPSSLDYSVTSKSSTSDVIANVVDGLLENDKYGNLIPSLAEDWSVSKDGLTYTYKLRKGVKWYTSEGEEYAEVKAQDFVTGLKHAADGKSDGLSLLQDSIKGLAAYISGESNDFSTVGVKAVDDYTVEYTLNKPESFWNSKVTTATMLPVNEEFLNSKGSDYGAPTPSSILYNGPYLLKSLTSKSVIEYEKNPNYWDKDNVKIDNIKLTFYDGSDQESLIRSFTQGAYTTARLFPTSSNFESTKKEYGDKIVYSPQEATSYYLTVNVNRQSYNKTAKTDEAQKTSTKEALLNKNFRQALNFALDRHAYTAQLNGEEGADKIIRNSLVPHDYVQVGEKTFGELAQAELVSYGDQWKDVALTDGKDTLYSPEKAKAAFAKAKEELQAKGVTFPIRLDVPVEQTDVIAVQQTNSLKQSIESTLGTENVIVDVLQMTDNEKMSITSQAKVPAQKDYDLNGTGWGPDYQDPATYLNILDAKKGSALKHLGITRGKDPEVMAQVGLDKYKKLLDDAAAETSDLNKRYEKYAKAQAWVSDSSLLIPVASSGGSPTVSRTVPFTKAYSQVGIKGDPFVFKGLELQNDVVTTKEYEEALKKWQKEKIETNAKYQKELEKHVK, encoded by the coding sequence ATGAGATCGAAAAAGTGGCTCTTAGGAGCAGGTGCTGTCTTGAGTGCGGCCCTTCTGTTAACCGCTTGTGGGCAAAGCGAAAAAAAGGCTGATGCTCCCAAGACATTTTCTTATGTCTATGCTATGGATCCATCATCTTTGGACTACAGCGTGACGAGCAAGAGCTCAACTTCTGACGTTATAGCCAACGTTGTCGATGGCCTTTTGGAAAATGATAAGTATGGAAATTTAATTCCATCACTTGCAGAAGACTGGTCCGTTTCTAAAGATGGCTTGACCTATACCTACAAACTTCGTAAGGGAGTCAAATGGTATACTTCTGAGGGGGAAGAGTATGCTGAAGTCAAGGCTCAGGACTTTGTTACTGGTCTGAAACACGCAGCTGATGGCAAATCAGACGGCCTCTCTCTTCTTCAAGATTCTATCAAAGGTTTGGCTGCCTACATCAGTGGTGAAAGCAATGACTTTTCTACTGTAGGAGTGAAAGCTGTTGACGATTACACGGTTGAATATACGCTCAACAAACCAGAAAGTTTCTGGAACTCTAAAGTTACAACTGCTACCATGCTTCCAGTTAATGAAGAATTCTTGAATTCTAAAGGGAGCGACTACGGTGCACCAACACCATCAAGTATTCTTTATAACGGCCCTTATCTTTTGAAATCATTGACTTCAAAATCAGTCATCGAGTATGAAAAGAATCCAAACTATTGGGACAAGGACAATGTTAAGATTGACAACATCAAGCTAACCTTCTATGATGGTTCCGACCAAGAATCCTTGATTCGTAGCTTTACACAAGGTGCCTATACAACAGCTCGTCTCTTCCCAACAAGCTCAAACTTTGAGTCAACTAAGAAAGAGTACGGAGATAAGATTGTCTACAGTCCACAAGAAGCTACAAGCTACTACCTCACTGTTAACGTAAACCGCCAGTCTTACAATAAAACAGCCAAAACCGACGAGGCTCAAAAAACATCAACAAAAGAAGCTCTTCTCAACAAGAACTTCCGTCAGGCCTTGAACTTTGCCCTTGATCGTCACGCTTATACGGCTCAGTTGAATGGTGAAGAAGGTGCGGACAAAATTATCCGTAATAGTCTAGTTCCTCATGACTACGTTCAAGTAGGTGAAAAGACATTTGGAGAGTTGGCACAGGCAGAGTTGGTTTCTTATGGAGACCAATGGAAAGATGTAGCCCTTACAGATGGTAAGGATACGCTTTACAGTCCTGAAAAAGCCAAGGCAGCCTTTGCTAAAGCTAAGGAAGAATTGCAGGCTAAGGGTGTGACCTTCCCAATCCGTTTGGATGTTCCAGTTGAACAGACCGATGTCATTGCTGTTCAACAAACTAACTCACTCAAGCAGTCTATCGAATCAACACTTGGTACGGAGAATGTCATTGTCGATGTCCTTCAAATGACCGATAATGAGAAAATGAGCATTACTTCTCAAGCTAAGGTTCCAGCACAAAAAGACTATGACCTGAATGGAACTGGTTGGGGACCAGACTATCAAGACCCAGCTACCTACCTAAACATTCTTGATGCTAAGAAGGGCTCTGCCCTTAAACACTTGGGTATCACTCGCGGAAAAGATCCAGAAGTGATGGCTCAAGTTGGTCTAGACAAATACAAGAAACTCTTGGATGATGCCGCAGCTGAAACAAGCGATCTCAATAAGCGTTATGAGAAATATGCTAAAGCTCAAGCTTGGGTATCTGATAGCTCGCTCTTGATCCCAGTTGCCTCTTCAGGTGGTTCTCCAACTGTTAGCCGTACTGTACCATTCACAAAAGCATACTCTCAAGTCGGAATTAAGGGAGATCCATTTGTGTTCAAAGGTTTGGAATTGCAAAATGATGTCGTGACTACAAAAGAATACGAAGAAGCTCTCAAGAAATGGCAGAAAGAAAAGATTGAAACAAATGCCAAATACCAAAAAGAGCTAGAAAAACACGTTAAATAG
- a CDS encoding peptide ABC transporter substrate-binding protein, translating into MNMKKRLIGTGLVLATGILLTACGQSNTDTSTFSSTFSANPTTFNYLLDYYADNTSVITNLVDGLLENDSYGNLTPALAEDWSVSADSLTYTYKLRKDAKWYTADGEEYAPVKAQDFVTGIKYAADNKGQAMDLIQNSIKGLNDYVTGATNDFTTVGVKALDDYTVEYTLTRPEPYWNSKTTNSILFPANEEFLKSKDKEFGTLTPNSILYNGPYLLKDFTSKSSIEYVKNPNYYDHDKVTIEKVKLAYFDGSDQEMTIRNFESGAYTLAGVYPNSSSYAKTKEKYQDNIVYSLQDKTSWYFNFNVNRKAYNHTAKTSDQQKNSTQTAILNKNFRQALNFAIDRTTYSAQSNGQEAASKTLRNTLVPPTFVQVGDKTFGEVTASKLVNYGTEWSGINLADAQDGYFNKEKAQAKFAEAKKELEAQGVTFPIHLDVPVDQTNKNAVSGMNSLKQTLETVLGSENIVIDVQQLSTDDFGNVAFLAPNPAARDYDLNFDGWVGDYQDPSTYLDPFNAEDGFYLKIFGLDAKEDQELIKSLGLDTYTKLLKEADAENQDVAKRYEKYAEAQAWMIDNSLVMSAMSNGGTASVTKVTPFTRAYSLVGIKGDGNNYKYMRLQKDPVTKKQFDEAKTKWEEERKKAIEQSQKEFENHIK; encoded by the coding sequence ATGAACATGAAAAAAAGACTCATCGGAACGGGTCTTGTCCTAGCTACAGGGATTTTACTGACAGCTTGTGGACAGTCAAATACTGATACAAGCACTTTCTCATCAACATTTAGTGCGAATCCAACGACATTTAACTATCTTTTAGACTATTATGCAGATAACACTTCCGTGATTACTAATCTTGTGGATGGTTTGCTAGAAAATGATAGCTATGGAAATCTAACGCCAGCTCTAGCTGAAGACTGGTCAGTTTCGGCAGATAGTTTGACCTATACCTATAAACTCAGAAAAGATGCCAAGTGGTATACTGCTGATGGAGAAGAGTACGCTCCAGTTAAAGCCCAAGACTTTGTCACTGGGATTAAGTATGCTGCGGACAACAAGGGGCAAGCCATGGATCTCATCCAAAACTCTATCAAGGGATTGAATGACTATGTGACAGGTGCGACCAATGACTTCACAACAGTTGGTGTGAAAGCCTTGGATGACTATACGGTTGAGTACACTTTGACTCGACCAGAGCCCTACTGGAACTCAAAGACAACTAACAGTATCCTTTTCCCAGCTAACGAAGAGTTCTTGAAGTCAAAGGACAAAGAATTTGGAACCTTGACGCCAAATAGCATTCTTTACAATGGGCCTTACTTGTTAAAAGATTTCACATCAAAATCTTCCATCGAGTATGTGAAGAATCCTAACTACTATGATCATGACAAGGTAACTATTGAGAAAGTTAAATTAGCATATTTTGATGGCTCTGATCAGGAGATGACCATTCGAAACTTTGAAAGTGGCGCCTATACGCTTGCGGGAGTCTATCCAAATAGCTCGAGCTATGCCAAGACGAAAGAAAAATACCAAGACAATATCGTTTATAGCTTACAAGACAAGACTTCTTGGTACTTCAACTTTAACGTTAACCGTAAAGCCTATAACCATACTGCAAAAACATCAGATCAACAAAAGAACTCAACTCAAACAGCGATTTTAAATAAGAATTTCCGTCAGGCCTTGAACTTTGCCATCGATCGTACGACCTACTCTGCCCAATCTAACGGTCAAGAAGCGGCAAGTAAGACCCTTCGAAATACCCTTGTTCCCCCTACTTTTGTCCAGGTGGGAGATAAGACCTTTGGAGAAGTAACAGCTTCAAAGCTTGTGAACTACGGAACTGAGTGGTCAGGAATCAACTTGGCGGATGCCCAAGACGGTTACTTCAACAAGGAAAAGGCCCAAGCAAAATTTGCGGAAGCTAAAAAGGAATTGGAAGCCCAAGGGGTTACCTTCCCGATCCATTTGGATGTCCCAGTTGATCAAACCAATAAAAATGCGGTTTCGGGTATGAATTCACTTAAACAGACACTTGAAACAGTATTAGGTTCTGAGAATATCGTCATTGATGTTCAACAGCTTTCAACGGATGACTTTGGGAATGTCGCTTTCCTAGCACCAAATCCAGCAGCTCGTGATTACGATTTGAACTTTGATGGCTGGGTTGGTGATTATCAAGATCCGTCAACTTATCTGGATCCATTTAATGCCGAAGATGGTTTTTATCTCAAAATTTTCGGTCTAGATGCTAAGGAAGATCAAGAATTGATCAAGAGTCTAGGATTAGATACCTATACAAAACTTCTAAAAGAAGCAGATGCTGAGAATCAAGACGTCGCTAAGCGTTATGAAAAATACGCTGAAGCTCAAGCTTGGATGATTGACAATTCTCTAGTCATGTCTGCTATGTCAAATGGTGGTACAGCCTCTGTAACCAAAGTAACTCCATTCACACGTGCCTACTCTCTAGTGGGAATAAAAGGTGATGGAAACAACTACAAGTACATGAGACTACAAAAAGATCCTGTTACCAAGAAACAATTTGATGAAGCCAAGACTAAGTGGGAAGAAGAAAGAAAAAAAGCCATCGAACAAAGTCAAAAAGAATTTGAAAATCATATCAAATAA
- the cps4A gene encoding capsular polysaccharide--peptidoglycan transferase Cps4A — MTKRSKRSRSGRVKRSVNIALLAVYLLLAGFLLFLIFKYHILAFRYLNLAATALVLLVALVGLLLIIYKKAEKFTIFLLVFSILVSSVSLFAVQQFVGLTNRLNATSNYSEYSISVAVLADSEIGNVTQLTSVTAPTGTDNENIQKLLADIKSSQNTDLTVDQSSSYLAAYKSLIAGDTKAIVLNSVFENIIESEYPDYASKIKKIYTKGFTKKVEAPKTSKSQSFNIYVSGIDTYGPISSVSRSDVNILMTVNRDTKKILLTTTPRDAYVPIADGGNNQKDKLTHAGIYGVDSSIHTLENLYGVDINYYVRLNFTSFLKLIDLLGGIDVYNDQEFTAHTNGKYYPAGNVHLDSEQALGFVRERYSLADGDRDRGRNQQKVIVAILQKLTSTEALKNYSTIIDSLQDSIQTNMPLETMMNLVNAQLESGGTYKVNSQDLKGTGRMDLPSYAMPDSNLYMMEIDDSSLASVKAAIQDVLEGK; from the coding sequence ATGACGAAACGTTCAAAGAGATCTCGCTCGGGGAGAGTAAAGCGAAGCGTTAACATAGCCTTGTTAGCTGTTTATCTATTGTTGGCTGGCTTTTTATTGTTTTTGATTTTTAAATACCATATCCTTGCTTTTAGATATCTTAATCTAGCGGCAACTGCGTTAGTCCTACTAGTTGCCTTAGTAGGGCTACTCTTGATTATCTATAAAAAAGCTGAAAAATTTACTATTTTTCTGTTGGTGTTCTCTATCCTTGTCAGCTCTGTGTCGCTCTTTGCAGTACAGCAGTTTGTTGGACTGACCAATCGTTTAAATGCGACTTCTAATTACTCAGAATATTCGATCAGTGTCGCTGTTTTAGCAGATAGTGAGATTGGGAATGTTACGCAACTGACGAGTGTGACAGCACCGACTGGGACTGATAATGAAAACATCCAAAAACTACTAGCTGATATCAAATCAAGTCAGAATACCGATTTGACGGTCGACCAGAGTTCGTCTTACTTGGCGGCTTACAAGAGTCTGATTGCAGGAGATACCAAAGCCATTGTCTTAAATAGTGTCTTTGAAAATATCATCGAGTCAGAGTATCCAGACTACGCGTCAAAGATTAAAAAGATTTATACCAAGGGATTCACCAAAAAAGTAGAAGCTCCTAAAACTTCAAAGAGTCAGTCTTTCAATATCTATGTTAGTGGAATTGACACCTATGGTCCTATTAGTTCGGTGTCGCGTTCAGACGTCAATATCCTGATGACTGTCAATCGAGATACCAAGAAAATCCTCTTGACTACAACGCCGCGTGATGCCTATGTACCAATCGCAGATGGTGGAAATAATCAAAAAGATAAATTGACTCATGCGGGCATTTATGGAGTTGATTCGTCCATTCACACCTTAGAAAATCTCTATGGAGTGGATATCAATTACTATGTGCGATTGAACTTCACTTCGTTTTTGAAATTGATTGATTTGTTGGGTGGAATTGATGTTTATAATGATCAAGAATTTACTGCCCATACGAATGGAAAGTATTACCCTGCAGGCAATGTTCATCTTGATTCAGAACAGGCTCTCGGTTTTGTTCGTGAGCGCTACTCCCTAGCAGATGGCGATCGTGATCGCGGGCGCAATCAACAAAAGGTGATTGTGGCTATCCTTCAAAAATTAACGTCAACCGAAGCACTGAAAAATTATAGTACGATCATTGATAGCTTGCAAGATTCTATCCAAACAAATATGCCACTTGAGACCATGATGAATTTGGTCAATGCTCAGTTAGAAAGTGGTGGAACTTACAAAGTGAATTCGCAAGACTTGAAAGGTACAGGACGGATGGATCTTCCTTCCTATGCGATGCCAGATAGTAACCTTTACATGATGGAAATTGACGACAGTAGCCTTGCATCTGTCAAAGCTGCTATTCAAGACGTGTTGGAGGGAAAATGA
- the cps4B gene encoding capsular polysaccharide biosynthesis protein Cps4B — protein MIDIHSHIVFDVDDGPKSREESKALLTEAYRQGVRTIVSTSHRRKGMFETPEEKIAENFLQVREIAKEVASDLVIAYGAEIYYTPDVLDKLEKKRVPTLNDSRYALIEFSMNTPYRDIHSALSKILMLGITPVIAHIERYDALENNEKRVRELIDMGCYTQVNSSHVLKPKLFGERYKFMKKRAQYFLEQDLVHVIASDMHNLDGRPPHMAEAYDLVSQKYGEAKAQELFIDNPRKIIMDQLI, from the coding sequence ATGATTGATATTCATTCGCACATTGTCTTTGATGTAGATGATGGCCCCAAGTCAAGAGAGGAAAGCAAGGCTCTCTTGACAGAAGCCTACAGGCAGGGGGTGCGAACCATTGTCTCTACCTCTCATCGTCGCAAGGGCATGTTTGAAACTCCGGAAGAGAAGATAGCAGAAAACTTTCTACAGGTTCGGGAAATAGCTAAGGAAGTGGCGAGTGACTTGGTCATTGCTTATGGGGCTGAAATTTACTACACACCAGATGTTCTGGATAAGCTGGAAAAAAAGCGGGTTCCAACTCTTAATGATAGTCGTTATGCCTTGATAGAGTTTAGTATGAACACCCCTTATCGCGATATTCATAGTGCCTTGAGCAAGATCTTGATGTTGGGAATTACTCCAGTCATTGCCCACATTGAGCGCTATGATGCTCTTGAAAATAATGAAAAACGCGTTCGAGAACTGATCGATATGGGCTGTTACACGCAAGTAAATAGTTCACATGTCCTCAAACCCAAACTTTTTGGAGAACGTTATAAATTCATGAAAAAAAGAGCTCAGTATTTTTTAGAGCAGGATTTGGTTCATGTCATTGCAAGTGATATGCACAATCTAGACGGTAGACCTCCTCATATGGCAGAAGCATATGACCTTGTTTCCCAAAAATACGGAGAAGCGAAGGCTCAGGAACTTTTTATAGACAACCCTCGAAAAATTATAATGGATCAACTAATTTAG
- the cpsC gene encoding capsular polysaccharide biosynthesis protein CpsC: MKEQNTIEIDVFQLLKTLWKRKLMILLVALVTGAGAFAYSTLIVKPEYTSTTRIYVVNRNQGDKPGLTNQDLQAGSYLVKDYREIILSQDVLEKVATNLKLDMPSKTLASKVQVTVPADTRIVSISVKDKQPEEASRIANSLREVAAEKIIAVTRVSDVTTLEEARPATTPSSPNVQRNSLLGFLGGAVVTVIAVLLIELLDTRVKRPEDVEDVLQIPLLGVVPDLDKMK; this comes from the coding sequence ATGAAAGAACAAAACACGATAGAAATCGATGTATTTCAATTACTTAAAACCTTGTGGAAACGCAAGCTAATGATTTTATTAGTGGCACTTGTGACAGGTGCGGGAGCTTTTGCATATAGCACTCTTATTGTTAAGCCAGAATATACGAGTACCACGCGTATTTACGTAGTCAACCGTAATCAAGGAGACAAGCCGGGGCTGACAAATCAGGACTTGCAGGCAGGATCTTATCTGGTAAAAGACTACCGTGAAATTATCCTTTCGCAGGATGTATTGGAAAAAGTAGCGACAAATTTGAAATTGGATATGCCATCAAAAACGTTAGCTAGTAAAGTTCAAGTGACTGTACCAGCTGACACTCGTATCGTCTCAATCTCTGTCAAGGATAAACAACCAGAGGAAGCCAGTCGCATCGCTAATTCTCTACGAGAAGTTGCTGCAGAAAAGATTATCGCTGTAACGCGAGTATCTGATGTAACGACACTTGAAGAAGCGCGACCAGCTACGACTCCCTCATCTCCAAATGTTCAACGCAATTCCTTGTTAGGTTTTCTTGGAGGAGCAGTCGTAACAGTAATTGCTGTTCTTTTGATTGAGTTGCTCGACACCCGTGTGAAACGTCCTGAAGATGTCGAAGATGTACTGCAAATTCCACTTCTAGGGGTCGTTCCAGATTTGGACAAAATGAAATAG
- a CDS encoding tyrosine-protein kinase, producing the protein MPTLEISQAKLDLVKKAEEYYNALCTNLQLSGDDLKVFSITSVKSGEGKSTTSTNIAWAFARAGYKTLLIDGDIRNSVMSGVFKARDKITGLTEFLSGTTDLSQGLCDTNIENLFVIQAGSVSPNPTALLQSKNFSTMLETLRKYFDYIIVDTAPVGVVIDAAIITRKCDASILVTAAGKTNRRDIQKAKEQLEQTGKPFLGVVLNRFDTSVDKYGSYGNYGDYGKK; encoded by the coding sequence ATGCCAACGTTAGAAATCTCACAGGCAAAATTGGATCTTGTAAAAAAGGCAGAGGAGTATTATAATGCTTTGTGCACGAACCTACAGTTAAGTGGAGATGATTTGAAAGTATTTTCTATCACTTCTGTGAAATCAGGAGAAGGAAAATCAACGACTTCCACCAATATCGCTTGGGCTTTTGCGCGTGCAGGTTACAAAACGCTGCTGATTGATGGAGATATTCGCAATTCTGTTATGTCAGGTGTCTTTAAAGCAAGGGATAAAATTACAGGTCTGACAGAATTTTTATCAGGGACTACAGACCTGTCACAGGGGCTTTGTGATACCAATATCGAAAATCTCTTTGTCATTCAGGCTGGCTCTGTGTCACCAAATCCGACAGCTCTTCTTCAAAGTAAGAATTTCAGTACAATGCTTGAAACCTTGCGTAAATATTTTGACTATATCATTGTAGATACTGCTCCTGTCGGTGTTGTGATTGATGCGGCTATCATTACGCGAAAATGCGATGCCTCTATTTTAGTGACAGCAGCAGGTAAAACAAATCGACGGGATATTCAAAAAGCGAAGGAACAGTTGGAACAAACTGGGAAGCCGTTTTTAGGAGTTGTGTTGAATAGATTCGATACTTCAGTGGACAAATACGGTTCTTATGGAAATTATGGAGATTACGGAAAAAAATAA